The following are from one region of the Populus trichocarpa isolate Nisqually-1 chromosome 8, P.trichocarpa_v4.1, whole genome shotgun sequence genome:
- the LOC7473232 gene encoding phospholipid-transporting ATPase 3 isoform X1, whose amino-acid sequence MSGGWERVRGSRSRPTRDSSSGLRMPSRNVTLGRVQPQAPGHRTIYCNDRDANLPVRFKGNSISTTKYNFFTFFPKGLFEQFRRVANCYFLMISILSTTPISPVNPVTNVVPLTLVLLVSLIKEAFEDWKRFQNDMVINNTLIDVLQDEKWVAVPWKKLQVGDIIRVKQDGFFPADLLFLASTNADGVCYVETANLDGETNLKIRKALERTWDYLTPEKAAEFKGEVQCEQPNNSLYTFTGNLMFQKQTLPLSPNQILLRGCSLRNTEYIVGAVVFTGHETKVMMNSMNVPSKRSTLERKLDKLILALFGTLFMMCLIGAIGSGIFINRKYYYLGLDKGVAAEFNPSNRFVVAALTFFTLITLYSTIIPISLYVSIEMIKFIQSTQFINKDLHMYHAETNTPALARTSNLNEELGQVEYIFSDKTGTLTRNLMEFFKCSIGGEVYGSGVTEIEQGGAQRNGIKVQELRKSTPAIQEKGFNFDDHRLMRGAWRNEPNSDSCKEFFRCLAICHTVLPEGDESPEKITYQAASPDEAALVTAAKNFGFFFYRRTPTMIYVRESHVEKMGKIQDVAYEILNVLEFNSTRKRQSVVCRYPNGRLVLYCKGADTVIYERLAGGNDDLKKVTRAHLEQFGSAGLRTLCLAYRDLSPETYESWNEKFIQAKSSLRDRETKLDEVAELIEKDLILIGSTAIEDKLQEGVPACIETLSRAGIKVWMLTGDKMETAINIAYACNLINNEMKQFIISSETDAIREVENRGDQVESARFIKEEVKKELKKYLEEAQHYLHSAPGPKLTLVIDGKCLMYALDPTLRVMLLNLSLNCTSVVCCRVSPLQKAQVTSLVKKGARKITLSIGDGANDVSMIQAAHIGIGISGMEGMQAVMASDFAIAQFRFLTDLLLVHGRWSYLRICKVITYFFYKNLTFTLTQFWFTFQTGFSGQRFYDDWFQSLYNVIFTALPVIIVGLFDKDVSASLSKKYPELYREGIRNVFFKWRVVVTWACFSVYQSLVFYHFVIASSASGKNSSGRMLGQWDISTMAFTCVVITVNLRILMICNSITRWHYISVGGSILAWFMFIFVYSVLRENVFFVIYVLMSTFYFYLTVFLVPIVALFGDFIYQGIQRWFFPYDYQIVQEIHRHELEDNTSAGLLDVGSQLTPQEEMSYAIAQLPREISRHTGFAFESPGYESFFAAQQGIQAPQKPWDVARRASMKSKRKMPKRN is encoded by the exons ATGAGCGGTGGATGGGAAAGGGTTAGGGGTTCCAGATCGAGACCGACTCGCGATTCCAGCTCTGGTCTAAGGATGCCTTCTCGGAATGTAACACTCGGCCGAGTCCAGCCTCAAGCCCCTGGTCACCGCACTATTTACTGCAATGATCGCGACGCCAATCTCCCTGTCAGATTCAAG GGAAATTCAATATCAACCACCAAGTACAACTTCTTTACTTTTTTCCCCAAAGGATTGTTTGAACAG TTCAGGCGGGTGGCGAATTGTTATTTTCTCATGATCTCGATCTTATCAACGACACCAATCAG TCCTGTTAATCCAGTGACAAATGTTGTCCCTCTGACCCTGGTGCTGCTTGTCTCCCTCATTAAGGAGGCATTTGAGGACTGG AAGCGTTTTCAGAATGATATGGTAATTAACAATACCCTTATAGACGTGTTGCAAGATGAGAAGTGGGTGGCTGTTCCCTGGAAGAAGTTGCAGGTTGGAGACATTATCCGG GTTAAGCAGGATGGATTCTTTCCTGCGGATCTGCTTTTCCTAGCAAGTACAAATGCAGACGGTGTCTGCTACGTTGAG ACTGCAAATTTGGACGGGGAAACAAATTTGAAGATCAGAAAGGCACTAGAAAGGACATGGGATTACTTGACTCCTGAGAAAGCTGCTGAATTTAAAG GTGAGGTGCAGTGTGAGCAACCAAACAACTCACTATACACTTTCACGGGAAATCTCATGTTCCAAAAGCAAACATTGCCTCTCTCACCAAACCAAATTCTTTTAAGA GGATGTAGTCTTAGGAACACAGAGTACATTGTTGGTGCTGTTGTTTTTACAGGTCATGAAACAAAG GTCATGATGAATTCCATGAATGTTCCTTCCAAGAGGAGTACATTGGAGAGGAAACTTGATAAACTTATACTCGCTCTTTTTGGTACTCTGTTCATGATGTGCCTCATCGGAGCCATTGGGAG TGGCATTTTCATAAACCGGAAGTATTACTATCTAGGTCTTGATAAAGGCGTGGCTGCAGAGTTTAACCCTAGCAACCGATTTGTG GTTGCAGCTCTAACTTTCTTTACCCTAATCACTCTATACTCGACAATAATTCCCATATCTTTATATGTTTCTATTGAG ATGATTAAATTTATTCAGTCCACTCAATTTATCAATAAGGACCTACATATGTACCATGCTGAAACTAACACCCCTGCATTGGCCAGGACTTCCAATTTAAATGAGGAACTTGGACAG GTTGAATATATCTTTTCTGATAAAACCGGCACTTTAACAAGAAATTTGATGGAGTTCTTTAAGTGTTCAATTGGAGGAGAGGTTTATGGATCTGGTGTCACTGAAATAGAGCAGGGAGGAGCTCAGCGGAATGGCATAAAAGTTCAAGAA CTGCGGAAATCTACCCCTGCAATTCAGGAGAAGGGGTTTAATTTTGACGATCACAGGCTTATGCGAGGAGCTTGGAGGAATGAACCCAACTCTGATTCATGCAAG gaatttttcAGATGTCTTGCTATTTGTCACACTGTGCTTCCTGAAGGAGATGAGTCCCCAGAGAAAATTACATATCAGGCTGCATCTCCTGATGAGGCTGCTTTAGTTACTGCTGCAAAgaactttggttttttcttctacAG GCGCACACCTACTATGATATACGTTCGCGAATCTCATGTGGAGAAGATGGGTAAAATTCAAGATGTGGCTTATGAAATTCTGAATGTTCTTGAGTTCAACAG CACAAGAAAGCGCCAGTCCGTTGTTTGTCGATATCCGAATGGTAGACTTGTATTATATTGCAAG GGTGCTGATACTGTAATTTATGAAAGATTGGCTGGTGGAAATGATGATCTAAAGAAAGTAACCAGGGCTCATTTGGAACAGTTTGGGTCTGCTGGGTTGCGTACCCTTTGCCTTGCCTATAGAGACTTGAGTCCTGAAACATATGAAAGCTGGAATGAGAAGTTTATACAAGCTAAATCTTCTCTCAGAGATCGTGAGACGAAGTTAGATGAG GTTGCAGAACTTATAGAAAAGGATCTTATTTTGATTGGAAGCACAGCTATAGAAGACAAGCTTCAAGAAGGAGTACCAGCTTGTATTGAGACTCTTTCTAGAGCTGGGATTAAGGTTTGGATGCTGACTGGGGACAAGATGGAAACAGCAATAAATATAGCTTATG CGTGCAACTTGATTAACAATGAGATGAAACAGTTCATCATCAGTTCAGAAACTGATGCGATTAGAGAAGTTGAAAACAGG GGTGACCAAGTGGAAAGTGCACGTTTTATCAAGGAAGAAGTGAAAAAAGAACTGAAGAAGTACCTTGAGGAAGCACAGCACTATTTACACTCTGCACCTGGACCAAAACTAACACTTGTTATAGATGGGAAGTGTTTGATGTATGCATTGGACCCAACTTTACGAGTAATGTTACTGAATTTGAGCTTGAATTGTACTTCAGTTGTTTGCTGTCGGGTTTCTCCTTTACAGAAAGCACAG GTAACTAGTTTGGTAAAGAAAGGTGCTCGGAAAATAACGCTCAGTATAGGGGATGGAGCCAATGATGTAAGCATGATTCAAGCTGCGCATATTGGTATTGGAATAAGTGGGATGGAAGGGATGCAAGCAGTGATGGCCAGTGATTTTGCAATTGCTCAGTTTCGCTTTCTTACAGATTTACTTCTTGTGCATGGACGATGGTCTTATCTTAGAATATGCAAG GTCATCACATACTTTTTTTACAAGAACCTTACATTCACTCTGACTCAATTTTGGTTCACCTTTCAAACTGGTTTTTCTGGTCAAAGATTCTACGATGATTGGTTCCAGTCATTATATAATGTCATATTCACAGCCCTGCCGGTGATCATTGTTGGGCTTTTTGATAAG GATGTCAGTGCATCCCTTTCGAAGAAGTACCCTGAACTGTACAGGGAGGGAATAAGAAATGTCTTTTTCAAGTGGAGAGTTGTGGTCACATGGGCTTGCTTTTCTGTGTATCAGTCGCTTGTCTTTTATCACTTTGTGATCGCCTCCAGTGCCAGTGGTAAAAATTCATCAGGCAGGATGTTGGGACAATGGGATATCAGCACGATGGCCTTCACTTGTGTTGTAATCACTGTCAACCTGCGTATCCTTATGATATGTAATTCAATTACAAGGTGGCATTATATTAGTGTTGGAGGGAGCATTTTGGCATGGTTCATGTTCATTTTTGTATATTCTGTTTTACGG GAGAATGTTTTTTTCGTCATATACGTGTTGATGAGTACATTCTATTTCTACCTCACGGTTTTTCTTGTTCCTATTGTTGCACTCTTTGGCGACTTCATTTATCAAGG GATTCAAAGATGGTTCTTCCCCTACGATTATCAGATTGTTCAGGAAATTCACAGGCACGAGCTTGAAGACAACACCAGTGCAGGATTACTGGATGTTGGGAGCCAGCTTACACCACAGGAAGAAATGAGCTATGCCATAGCTCAATTACCACGAGAGATATCAAGACACACTGGCTTTGCTTTTGAATCACCTGGGTATGAGTCATTTTTCGCGGCGCAGCAAGGTATACAGGCCCCGCAAAAGCCATGGGATGTTGCTCGGAGAGCCAGCATGAAGTCGAAACGAAAGATGCCCAAAAGGAACTAA
- the LOC7473232 gene encoding phospholipid-transporting ATPase 3 isoform X2, with protein sequence MIATPISLSDSREIQYQPPSTTSLLFSPKDCLNRRVANCYFLMISILSTTPISPVNPVTNVVPLTLVLLVSLIKEAFEDWKRFQNDMVINNTLIDVLQDEKWVAVPWKKLQVGDIIRVKQDGFFPADLLFLASTNADGVCYVETANLDGETNLKIRKALERTWDYLTPEKAAEFKGEVQCEQPNNSLYTFTGNLMFQKQTLPLSPNQILLRGCSLRNTEYIVGAVVFTGHETKVMMNSMNVPSKRSTLERKLDKLILALFGTLFMMCLIGAIGSGIFINRKYYYLGLDKGVAAEFNPSNRFVVAALTFFTLITLYSTIIPISLYVSIEMIKFIQSTQFINKDLHMYHAETNTPALARTSNLNEELGQVEYIFSDKTGTLTRNLMEFFKCSIGGEVYGSGVTEIEQGGAQRNGIKVQELRKSTPAIQEKGFNFDDHRLMRGAWRNEPNSDSCKEFFRCLAICHTVLPEGDESPEKITYQAASPDEAALVTAAKNFGFFFYRRTPTMIYVRESHVEKMGKIQDVAYEILNVLEFNSTRKRQSVVCRYPNGRLVLYCKGADTVIYERLAGGNDDLKKVTRAHLEQFGSAGLRTLCLAYRDLSPETYESWNEKFIQAKSSLRDRETKLDEVAELIEKDLILIGSTAIEDKLQEGVPACIETLSRAGIKVWMLTGDKMETAINIAYACNLINNEMKQFIISSETDAIREVENRGDQVESARFIKEEVKKELKKYLEEAQHYLHSAPGPKLTLVIDGKCLMYALDPTLRVMLLNLSLNCTSVVCCRVSPLQKAQVTSLVKKGARKITLSIGDGANDVSMIQAAHIGIGISGMEGMQAVMASDFAIAQFRFLTDLLLVHGRWSYLRICKVITYFFYKNLTFTLTQFWFTFQTGFSGQRFYDDWFQSLYNVIFTALPVIIVGLFDKDVSASLSKKYPELYREGIRNVFFKWRVVVTWACFSVYQSLVFYHFVIASSASGKNSSGRMLGQWDISTMAFTCVVITVNLRILMICNSITRWHYISVGGSILAWFMFIFVYSVLRENVFFVIYVLMSTFYFYLTVFLVPIVALFGDFIYQGIQRWFFPYDYQIVQEIHRHELEDNTSAGLLDVGSQLTPQEEMSYAIAQLPREISRHTGFAFESPGYESFFAAQQGIQAPQKPWDVARRASMKSKRKMPKRN encoded by the exons ATGATCGCGACGCCAATCTCCCTGTCAGATTCAAG GGAAATTCAATATCAACCACCAAGTACAACTTCTTTACTTTTTTCCCCAAAGGATTGTTTGAACAG GCGGGTGGCGAATTGTTATTTTCTCATGATCTCGATCTTATCAACGACACCAATCAG TCCTGTTAATCCAGTGACAAATGTTGTCCCTCTGACCCTGGTGCTGCTTGTCTCCCTCATTAAGGAGGCATTTGAGGACTGG AAGCGTTTTCAGAATGATATGGTAATTAACAATACCCTTATAGACGTGTTGCAAGATGAGAAGTGGGTGGCTGTTCCCTGGAAGAAGTTGCAGGTTGGAGACATTATCCGG GTTAAGCAGGATGGATTCTTTCCTGCGGATCTGCTTTTCCTAGCAAGTACAAATGCAGACGGTGTCTGCTACGTTGAG ACTGCAAATTTGGACGGGGAAACAAATTTGAAGATCAGAAAGGCACTAGAAAGGACATGGGATTACTTGACTCCTGAGAAAGCTGCTGAATTTAAAG GTGAGGTGCAGTGTGAGCAACCAAACAACTCACTATACACTTTCACGGGAAATCTCATGTTCCAAAAGCAAACATTGCCTCTCTCACCAAACCAAATTCTTTTAAGA GGATGTAGTCTTAGGAACACAGAGTACATTGTTGGTGCTGTTGTTTTTACAGGTCATGAAACAAAG GTCATGATGAATTCCATGAATGTTCCTTCCAAGAGGAGTACATTGGAGAGGAAACTTGATAAACTTATACTCGCTCTTTTTGGTACTCTGTTCATGATGTGCCTCATCGGAGCCATTGGGAG TGGCATTTTCATAAACCGGAAGTATTACTATCTAGGTCTTGATAAAGGCGTGGCTGCAGAGTTTAACCCTAGCAACCGATTTGTG GTTGCAGCTCTAACTTTCTTTACCCTAATCACTCTATACTCGACAATAATTCCCATATCTTTATATGTTTCTATTGAG ATGATTAAATTTATTCAGTCCACTCAATTTATCAATAAGGACCTACATATGTACCATGCTGAAACTAACACCCCTGCATTGGCCAGGACTTCCAATTTAAATGAGGAACTTGGACAG GTTGAATATATCTTTTCTGATAAAACCGGCACTTTAACAAGAAATTTGATGGAGTTCTTTAAGTGTTCAATTGGAGGAGAGGTTTATGGATCTGGTGTCACTGAAATAGAGCAGGGAGGAGCTCAGCGGAATGGCATAAAAGTTCAAGAA CTGCGGAAATCTACCCCTGCAATTCAGGAGAAGGGGTTTAATTTTGACGATCACAGGCTTATGCGAGGAGCTTGGAGGAATGAACCCAACTCTGATTCATGCAAG gaatttttcAGATGTCTTGCTATTTGTCACACTGTGCTTCCTGAAGGAGATGAGTCCCCAGAGAAAATTACATATCAGGCTGCATCTCCTGATGAGGCTGCTTTAGTTACTGCTGCAAAgaactttggttttttcttctacAG GCGCACACCTACTATGATATACGTTCGCGAATCTCATGTGGAGAAGATGGGTAAAATTCAAGATGTGGCTTATGAAATTCTGAATGTTCTTGAGTTCAACAG CACAAGAAAGCGCCAGTCCGTTGTTTGTCGATATCCGAATGGTAGACTTGTATTATATTGCAAG GGTGCTGATACTGTAATTTATGAAAGATTGGCTGGTGGAAATGATGATCTAAAGAAAGTAACCAGGGCTCATTTGGAACAGTTTGGGTCTGCTGGGTTGCGTACCCTTTGCCTTGCCTATAGAGACTTGAGTCCTGAAACATATGAAAGCTGGAATGAGAAGTTTATACAAGCTAAATCTTCTCTCAGAGATCGTGAGACGAAGTTAGATGAG GTTGCAGAACTTATAGAAAAGGATCTTATTTTGATTGGAAGCACAGCTATAGAAGACAAGCTTCAAGAAGGAGTACCAGCTTGTATTGAGACTCTTTCTAGAGCTGGGATTAAGGTTTGGATGCTGACTGGGGACAAGATGGAAACAGCAATAAATATAGCTTATG CGTGCAACTTGATTAACAATGAGATGAAACAGTTCATCATCAGTTCAGAAACTGATGCGATTAGAGAAGTTGAAAACAGG GGTGACCAAGTGGAAAGTGCACGTTTTATCAAGGAAGAAGTGAAAAAAGAACTGAAGAAGTACCTTGAGGAAGCACAGCACTATTTACACTCTGCACCTGGACCAAAACTAACACTTGTTATAGATGGGAAGTGTTTGATGTATGCATTGGACCCAACTTTACGAGTAATGTTACTGAATTTGAGCTTGAATTGTACTTCAGTTGTTTGCTGTCGGGTTTCTCCTTTACAGAAAGCACAG GTAACTAGTTTGGTAAAGAAAGGTGCTCGGAAAATAACGCTCAGTATAGGGGATGGAGCCAATGATGTAAGCATGATTCAAGCTGCGCATATTGGTATTGGAATAAGTGGGATGGAAGGGATGCAAGCAGTGATGGCCAGTGATTTTGCAATTGCTCAGTTTCGCTTTCTTACAGATTTACTTCTTGTGCATGGACGATGGTCTTATCTTAGAATATGCAAG GTCATCACATACTTTTTTTACAAGAACCTTACATTCACTCTGACTCAATTTTGGTTCACCTTTCAAACTGGTTTTTCTGGTCAAAGATTCTACGATGATTGGTTCCAGTCATTATATAATGTCATATTCACAGCCCTGCCGGTGATCATTGTTGGGCTTTTTGATAAG GATGTCAGTGCATCCCTTTCGAAGAAGTACCCTGAACTGTACAGGGAGGGAATAAGAAATGTCTTTTTCAAGTGGAGAGTTGTGGTCACATGGGCTTGCTTTTCTGTGTATCAGTCGCTTGTCTTTTATCACTTTGTGATCGCCTCCAGTGCCAGTGGTAAAAATTCATCAGGCAGGATGTTGGGACAATGGGATATCAGCACGATGGCCTTCACTTGTGTTGTAATCACTGTCAACCTGCGTATCCTTATGATATGTAATTCAATTACAAGGTGGCATTATATTAGTGTTGGAGGGAGCATTTTGGCATGGTTCATGTTCATTTTTGTATATTCTGTTTTACGG GAGAATGTTTTTTTCGTCATATACGTGTTGATGAGTACATTCTATTTCTACCTCACGGTTTTTCTTGTTCCTATTGTTGCACTCTTTGGCGACTTCATTTATCAAGG GATTCAAAGATGGTTCTTCCCCTACGATTATCAGATTGTTCAGGAAATTCACAGGCACGAGCTTGAAGACAACACCAGTGCAGGATTACTGGATGTTGGGAGCCAGCTTACACCACAGGAAGAAATGAGCTATGCCATAGCTCAATTACCACGAGAGATATCAAGACACACTGGCTTTGCTTTTGAATCACCTGGGTATGAGTCATTTTTCGCGGCGCAGCAAGGTATACAGGCCCCGCAAAAGCCATGGGATGTTGCTCGGAGAGCCAGCATGAAGTCGAAACGAAAGATGCCCAAAAGGAACTAA